The following proteins are encoded in a genomic region of Microtus ochrogaster isolate Prairie Vole_2 chromosome 5, MicOch1.0, whole genome shotgun sequence:
- the Ucn2 gene encoding urocortin-2, protein MMAKWALVMLMVLFVSGTPIPTSQLLPQNHLETFSYSVAVESHSAATTGPSASWSDSKANPHLDTRVTLSLDVPIGLLRILLEQARTKAARDQAATNARILARVGRR, encoded by the coding sequence ATGATGGCCAAGTGGGCCCTGGTGATGCTCATGGTCCTGTTTGTCTCGGGGACCCCTatccccacctcccagctcctccctcagAACCATCTGGAGACTTTTTCCTACTCTGTGGCCGTGGAGAGCCACTCAGCTGCCACCACAGggccctcagcttcctggagcGACTCCAAAGCTAACCCTCACCTGGACACGCGTGTCACACTCTCCCTGGACGTTCCCATCGGCCTCCTGCGGATCTTACTGGAGCAGGCTCGGACCAAGGCTGCCAGGGATCAGGCTGCCACTAACGCCCGAATACTAGCTCGTGTTGGCCGCCGCTGA